GCACATGGTCACGATGCCGTAGCGTCCGTGCCGGCGGCGGAGTTCGTGTAGGAGCGTCGCGGTCAGCTTGGCGCCCGTGGCGCCCAGAGGGTGGCCCAGGGCGATGGCGCCGCCGTTCACGTTGACGCGCCCGGTATCGAGTTCCAGCCGCCGGATTACCGCCACCGTCTGCGCGGCAAACGCCTCGTTGAGCTCGATGAGATCCACGTCCTGAAGCCGCACGCCGGTCCGCGCCAGGAGCTTCGGCACCGCCTCCACCGGGCCGACGCCCATCACCTCGGGCGGTACGCCTGCCACGGCAAAGCCCCGGAACACTCCAAGCGGCCGGATCCCCAGGCTCTGTGCGCGCCGGGCCGACATGACCACCACGGCCGCCGCCCCGTCGCTCATCTGGGAGCTGTTACCCGCCGTCACGGTACCCCCTTCGGTGAACGCCGGGGCGAGGGCGCGCAGCGCCTCCATGGAGGTGTCCCGCCGCACTCCCTCGTCCACCTCGAACAGCCGCCCGTCCTCCAGGAGCACGGGTGCCGTCTCCTCCCGGAAGCGCCCGGCGTCGAT
This genomic interval from Bacillota bacterium contains the following:
- a CDS encoding thiolase family protein, producing LNVARIAAIRAGLPASVPALTVNRFCASGLQAIAMAAERIMVGAAEVIVAGGVESMSRVPMGGFKPAPNPYLIDHYPEVYISMGHTAEEVARRYGIDRESQDAYALESHRRAAAAIDAGRFREETAPVLLEDGRLFEVDEGVRRDTSMEALRALAPAFTEGGTVTAGNSSQMSDGAAAVVVMSARRAQSLGIRPLGVFRGFAVAGVPPEVMGVGPVEAVPKLLARTGVRLQDVDLIELNEAFAAQTVAVIRRLELDTGRVNVNGGAIALGHPLGATGAKLTATLLHELRRRHGRYGIVTMCVGGGMGAAGLFEAAA